The genome window tttcctttttttcttttttgggtcaaagaATTAGACAGTTAGGAGTTAATGCTGATAAATGAAATGCACAAAGATAATTAGAATCAGACATTTGCTACAACTATttatcttattattatttccattaaattaatttactatTCATATAATATTGATTGCTCAACAAACTGATTGTCACACCAAATAATTGAAAACGTAACAATTGAGAAGGGCATTCAGATCAAGTCAGCCTTTGACCAATACGTGATTCTATTTCACACCACCatggcaagaaaaaaaaaaaaaaaattacgatCCAATTACGAGTCCCATCTGCTGATAATTATCTCAGAAGTAattaaaatctgactttttagATGGATATTGCTAtacaaattgtttttttgtttttgttttctattctCCACTATAATAAATGTAATGTACTTTATCAGTATTTTACTCGAATAGTAGTGTGAaatattatcacaaaaggcATTGGTAATATTAGTAGTGAAActattcattatatattttattttatttattcaagtTTTTGATGTGAGACTTTATATTCTTCGACAACGGGAATGTTGATGTGGCAGAATTTCAAGCCTATCAAGCATTGTCGTGCCGAAAAGTTGCATTGTTATGTTGGAAAATTAAAACACATGATAATGAATGATTGACTTGGATAGTGCCACACAGTGATATCCTTCTTATAGGTAAGTTTTCCTTGTACTCACCCATATGCATatgaattgaaaaagaaattctaacgccatcaaaattaaaaaccagaaacagaaaaaggaaaaaagggtCAGAATTATTGTCCTCCAGAATCAGAagtatattaatatatatatgtatatttaacCCCAGCATATATCAATTAAACCCATCACTGCATGCCTATCAAACAAGCATAGAGCTCCTCAAGCTGTTTAACCTCATGATCACTCACTTGATCTTCATGTTGTTGCAGGCTGGAGCTCCCAACACCCTCTTCAGCAGAAGAAGAATTAAACATTGAGCAAATCACAGGATGAGCAGGCAATTCTTGTGTTTGGTTCAATACCAGCACCAAGTCATGAGCCTTCTTCAGCTCCCCTCCAAGcctctcaacatctttctCCAGCGTCCTCTTTTCAGCTAAGGCAGTCTCCAGCTTTGCTTGGATTGCATTGTAGTCAAGCTCAAGGCTCTGAGTCTTCCACCGGGCACGCTTGTTCTGGTACCAAATCGCAACCTGTCGAGGTGGGATTCCCAGCTGCTTGGCCAGCAGAAGCTTGCGCTCGGGCTCGAGCTTGTTGTTGGAGGTGAAGCTTCTCTCTAGGAGATTGACTTGCTCTTGGGTTAGCCTCTTTTTGTTGTGCTGAAATGAGTGTTTATGGTTTGGGGTGTGGAAAAATTCCATGATCAAACTGAACTTTCTTGGATTTGTATGAGATTGGGagataatatttaattgagaGATGAAAGGATATtagtgataattttttttatgagtaTGAGGCATGTTTTGGGTTCAAGCTATCTTATAAGGGTTTGAAAACCAGAGAGACAGAGTTCATGCCCTTGTGGTTTTCACGTGGGAAGTAGCCCTACCCCTACTTCTCtacaattttaaaatgttaTCTTTTATGACTACTGAGTATTAGTTTactaatcttttttttttcttcatatgtaatataatatgcataaattccctttctgcaatttttttttttttttttgaactttaCTATTACTAGAGCTTTTCTTGCTTGATTCTCAAGGAGGACAGCCCAAGTACTTTGCTTTTAGTATATATCTCTACTGTCACTTGAGTCAAAATTCATGTACGACgtgttttctaattaatttgttaTGATAAATTGACCGACAATTTAGTTACAGTAAGacttgaatccaaattttatcTGTTTCTTAATCTATGCGAATGTTACTTGAGTTTCATAGTCAACATTAGTGTGAATTTGTTTTAGCAAATAGGTTATCggtttaattacaaaagatttttttatcaaaagaaattcaaatttgggaCCTCTTTaacattgaaaaagaaaatgatcaCGAGAACAAGAATTAGTTGGTTTGTCATTACAAAAGACTTAGAACCTAAAGTCTTTCCCTTTCTCATCCTATATTGTAAAAATAATCGAGTATTCTAAATTTAGGGAATTTGATACTATAAGATACATATTTGTTACAGTATTTCATTTATACCAAGATTGAATAAGAATCGAGAAAACCTtattattgaatttgaattctttcTCTCAAAACTTTTTCCATTCAAATGGAGCCTAATATTCTTGAGTAAAGAATTCATGAGCGGCATGGTTAATTGTGAGTCTATTATGGCAGATGCATGGTGGGCTACCATTATAGTTTGACCATCGAGCATTGGTCAACATATCAATGTCTTTCTTTGTTGAAgtatagaaattaaaaagtatttcaCTACAACGTGGAAAATGAAGCAAGTTGTTTGTGctgaaaaaggagaaaaatgtCTTAATTACAATATTGCTTCTAATTCAAGGAAATCATATCaagtttgaaaaaacaaaatggccGTCTTTGGAACGAGCTGGATTTGACCATCAATCACAATTTGCAAATACAaggtgaagaaagaaaaagaaatttaggaGACATGAAAATATTATAGACAGTTGCATTAAGCCATTacacatctgaagaaagaaaaagaattgggCCATATTCgttccttttttgtttcataatttaattttctcgattttttttttttgccgcGGGGATTTTCTTGGCATTACGATCAACAAACATAAGTATAACCTTTCatctttttcaatttaacAATCTTCATTCATGAAATATTAGATCATCGAAAGAATTCGGACTTAAAATATcttccaacaaaaataaaaagctccAAAATCAATTGAGTCCGTCTGACCCTACACATGAATAGCCTATTGTAATATTATATTAGAATGCAAGCATTCAATCCAgaacaaaacaacaataaataaagagaTCCAAAATCATTTAAACTACCCCAAGACTGTGGGATACTCTCAACATACACTTAACTAGTTAGTAACATAAAGATCAACTGTACCATTGTTGTGTTGAAATCAAATGCTTAACATGTGTCTTCTAATTTTTGGTGTTTCTCCCTTATAGATTGGATAGGCGTAAGTACTGTACTGAAGAGGCTCTCCACGGCTTCTGGAGTCACGTGGATGGACTTGAATTAACCCCAAAATGTGAGACAGTTTGATGGGTTCGTCTTGAAATCTAGCGTCGTCTCTGAAAATGCCGAGACCCTGCAACTGGATTATTGTGAGCTAATCAactgttttgagttttgaccAATGCATGCATGTTTGCTTAAGTCATTGTCCTTTGATTGCACTATATTCTTTGAGCAGGGTCACTTTTGATTGACCCTTAAGCCCATATGGAACGTTTGCAACTAATTGATTTGAGACGTTATCATAACCTACAACCTCTGCAAAAGCCCCTATCGCATCAgataagagcaactccagcgGAGCACCAGAGCCTCGGGCTGGGGTAGAAAAGTGAGAAAAGCTGTTTTCAGCGATGAGCCCCAGCCCGAGCAACACGTGGGTCCTATCAAGTCGGGCTGGCCCTTAGGCCAGTTCAGCTTAAGGTCCAAAACGAGGGGCGGTGATGATGTTATCGCTGACGCCAGGCTGGCGTCAGCCCActcatgtgttttttttctgttgcCACGTGGCGTCGTCTGGGCTCTCCGATTTGATTTTTTCCTCCAATCCAAtggcagccaatttttttgcaataaaatactggaaaaaattgggaaaactttttttaaaatacccaaaaattaatgaattttttttctataaataccagccaaattttttatataaaatttatctgaaatttgaaattgaaaattttatctgattatgagatatgaatagtattgacacgtaggaacccagaaatcttatccgaaaatattatccaaattaattattgaggtaaaaaaatttgtgaaaaaaacaaaaaaatgaatagtaattgcccttagccatggcaacgggtggaaatacaaaatactatttgtaagggcaactactattcacatgaatagtggcttCCCTAGctccccccttgccatggctaagagcacttccaccagTTGactcttgccatggcaagattagccctagggcaggcactattcacgtgaatagtggctgccctagccccctccaacaaaatgtgtttccagcagttggggcttgccatggcaattactattcatttttttgtttttttcacaattttgtttacttaaacaattaatttggataatattttcggataagatttttgggttcctacgtgtcaatactattcatatcggataagattttcggtttcaaatttcagataaatttcaaatttcagatacatttcaaaattcaaatttcagataaattcaaaatgtcaaatttcaatacatttcggaattcaaatttcagataaatttcggaattcaaatttcagataaatttgaaatttgaaatttcatttgaatttcaaatttcagataagattttcaccctctaagattgcgccacgtgtcatatctatatgtgtacatttttctataaaatcagaggttcagctcatacctcccacaccagttcttctctacatttccatttctcaaattttagatttcattctccattctcaatggcagacatggaagaggttttggagaggcaagagcgagaaactagagaaagaatgcgtagacgagctgcaagcaaaagggcgcagagagaactagatgagcaacttggcatagcagttgctttgctggaggaagaaaagcaggatcgccgtggttcacgagaaggccgtcgcccaaatgtggacagacatagacattcccggggtaagaatcttacggaagattattttatcccacaatctctatactctgatgttcattttcgagggagatatagaatgcaacctcatttgggCTTCGCCcaaaaagtcttcgtctcataacatcccttcgttctagcttccaaaattattttgtttcaggagacatatggcttgtatccatgaccatggtttcccgatcttttttttcaatgttttgttcgcgtacatactccctttctttgcgtacatactccctttcttttgcatattctacttgaactgccatatcgtgctcttgttgtttcaagtccatttcaattctcatggcttggtgctttgaaagttcctccaaaaattgagatgcattcttgctagaattactccctctcttcgccttcgccgccttcctcccaataggccttggattattttcaatgggtgagtcggtactcatcggggaatccataggtgaatccgatgccggcgtctcatgaagtggagtctcgttcaagactaccgtcggaccggttggaataatttggaatctcttacaagtcttcaccacctcccaacaatgggtatggttgaaactttttttccctggGCCGGTAGCACCAAActacatttgtgcttgtataatctattaaaaaaaatgaaatggaaatgcaagataatttttaaaatattggcaatgcaacatgtaaaaaaaaaaaactaatggaaattaaagaaataataaaaaaatgcaacatgtattaaaaaaaaatagagacatattgacaaaatatataaattgcaagaaacatttaaataaaaattaatatgacatagaaattaatagaagaaaaatgacaaataatttacctcattgctaagattttctccgcttcgttggttgtcaatcgcttttgctaaagcatttctccatttccccaactctttattaagaactttccacctactggataatgccatttctgtacgtgtagaaccaattgccctttcacaaaatgcttgatgaatttttttccacatatgagaaaatttaatctcattgcccgttactggacaatgactaacttggacccaagtCTCACAtaagctaacatcttccatcatgctccatgcccctccattttcattagaagaacccataatatgctagaaaaaaattacaacttcaaagtgaaaaaatattgaatagaaagtgaataaattttgatgagaaagtgaacaatagtagaaggagaagaaaatatacgaggatttggtgttaaaagtgaagagtattggttggtatttatacacaaaaaattctgtaatttttgtgtattttttttttaaaaattcgatttttttgggcagaaaaattggctgccgttggattgaagaaaaaattccaATCGGAGCGACCAGAGGCCGCCACATGTCAAGGAGCCGTTGGCGGCACTGTAGCGctgatttgaaattttttttaacgttggcgcatgcaatgcacgcgccaacagtaaaaaaaatttcaaatcttcAGGGCTGACGCCATGCTGGCGTCAGCTATTTTGTCCCAGACCTCGGGCCTATTTCGCCTTCGGGCCTGCCCGTTTTGGTGCCCCCCATACTCACCCGGGCTAGACCTTTGCTGCTGGACGTCGTTTTTTGACCcaaaccccccccccccagcccgagtcGTCCAGcactgctggacttgctctaagggcaaatgggtggagttacTCTAAAGTCTGTCAGATAGTCTAATAAAAGAACATTTCTCTTATCGTAATAAGGATAAAactttgaatttatttttatcgaTGAATTATATCTAATATTAAAACTCCGGACATCCAACTCAAAACTAATCGATAATGAATAGATAAACAAACAAGTGGATTAACATCAATCGTAGATTTTAATCATGATTTATACACCAGAGCTCAAAAACTGGAGACATAAGGTTTACCACCATCATCCGACTGAAACCTAACTTCCAATCATCGATCTATGGTCAACTATACAAAGAAGTTTGACAATCtacaccaaaagaaaaacgagTAAAATCTTATTTAGACCAAACTCAATGATTCAgccaagagaaaaaaaaaatttatattcgCAACCAAATTAAATGCTCCCTCTTTGTATAAGTTTTATCTATGTGATTCTGTCGTTTGGAGGGTTACACAATCTTCCCCACTTATCTTAatctatattattatatatgcattttgGTGGTTGGGAACTCTCTATGCATGCACCGTACGTAATGCGATGTTTAGGCCCGGGCCTTCTGTGATACTAGAAGATTAGGGTTTTCAAGTGTCATATTCAATGGCCTGCGACTTATGTGGCTCATTCAATGTCTTGAGGGTCGTTTAATTCCCTGATCATAATAAGTGCATGAACTTAGGACAGCCGTCACGCCACGCCACGACACGACAGTGTTTTGACCCACCATCGCAACCCAGCCACCAGTTTCGACTTTGTTtctatcttttcttttggtccCTAgtgtttgtctttttttccttttctgttttggGTGTGGAGGGCTGTTTTTAGTTAAATCTTATGTTGGATATGTGAGCGCCACATTTTGAGTTCCATTGTTGACGGTAGAAATGCTAATTCGAATTAATGTTGTGATTATTCTATCATTTGTATAAGCATGAAACCTGTTTtgctacttttctttactgATTTTTTGAGGTAACATACTCCTTTCGTTTTGATGATGAAGCTTCGTGTCGATTGGAAGACAGCTTGCAAATAATTAAGCAGGATAAactctgattttatttttaaaatggaaGGCCTTGCAACATCTTAGGGAACATAAGACGTAGGTTTTGTCATTGAGCTCAGTGCCCTTATGAATCCTTAAAGGTTCGCGGCGGTATTATGTTTCCGTTTTGGGACGAGATGGCATTGGAGATGAAACatccatgacttgatgaaAACGACAAGGAGATTGATAATTGTAATGAATTCAGGCAGCAACAATGTAGTAAtgtaaagaaggaaaaaaccCTTGATTCAACTGTACAGCTAGTTGATATAAATCCTTTGTTCACATATTCTGACCATTAACCCTAGCAAATCTGATCCAATTTTTTTAGCTTCTAATCCAAATCCTTCTggtttcataatttttcttcCATTATCGCAATCTAATCAAAGTTAGAAGGAATGTTTATGTTTTAGACATTTATCGCAATCTTATCATTTTGGTATTCGTCCATTTTCTTTGAGAGATTTCTGCCtgattctttgtttcttttgtggCAACGGCATTGGCAAAGGATCCACTAGTGATtcacacaaaataaataaataaataaagaccGACCaatgtagtggtttggagcaattgctccTCCAGGAAAAGTCCTGGATTCGAGTCCTAATATTCAATTAGTATGTGAGAGTTTAGTATGTCATCGCCTCTCTCAATAAGAAAGacttcagaagaaaaaaaaaacattgaagaCAAATAATCAAACACAGGGTGTTTGAAAGAGTGGATTCATACTTTGGTGAGGGAATACAATGAGCGTttatggaagaaagaaaatatgaagagAATGGGTGGGATGATAATCTTGGGGTGTGAGAAGAATGTTATATTAGCAAGTGGGCAAAATCCTATAGTTTGAGAAGTTTTCCACTTTAATCTCATGTGCACCGAGTACATAAGAAAGCCTCTTTCACGTCTTTAGTTGGTTCAAAACATGAGACTTTGCCCACGTAAATTCGGGTTTTAGGTGAATTTGAAATGTCGTTTTCGATACTTTCTCTCACGTTCTCACAAAGTTAACGCACTTGAAATGTCAAAAATACCCATGCTCAAGACAAGCTGTAGTGCTACCAGGTCAGAATTGAAATTCTGTTCAATTTTAACAGAATCATTGATTGGGACCAAAATTGCAAAACTAAGCATATTACAATATTAAAATTGCTAAAATTGAAACAgaccaaagtgaaaattgcTCAAATAACACGTACCAAAACTGTAATGTAGCCTAAATAATAGTGTATGGGGAAAGATGATGATTATTTTTTCAGAATTTGATGAGATATAAGGGTGTTTGGGAAAATTGGATAGGGGCCGGTGGTAGTAGTAGAAGCACTCATgagtaaaaaaagaaatgtaaaAAGTAAAACGACATAAACACCATAAACAGTCGAAAATTAATGCGAATGATTATATTTGGACCCCAATTGGAACAAGAATGCTATGCACTTGAACAGAGTCAAGTGCTTCAAGCCCAAATGGATGgcttttgttaaattttctgaCCAGCTTTCAGTCTTAGAAATTTTTTCAACAACCAACAAGTCGATCTAAGCAATTAGCACATATAATATTGCCGAAGAATTCAACAGATGGAtgtaaacaagaaaaagaaaaagcacaaaataagtatggaattgatggatgctaaagatgagaagaaatataagaaaattaaCACTTGCTTACATTTCCACCTTTCAGTAAAGGACACAAGCTGTTCCTGCCACATCGAACAACACTCTAAGCcatgaaaattatattaaaacacCGAGTCTTTTCCACAAAAACATCTCCTAACCAATCCCAAACTAAACATTCCATCAATAGGATATAACccaagcagcagcagcaacagcatATTACTATTAATTAAGAACAAAACCAACCATCAAACCTTTTATAGATTTTGATACTTGATTCTTCTGTCAAAATATACTAACTACCAGGCGGAGCCCCTCCATCCTCCTGAACGTTCACCAGCTCATATTCAACTAAAGACAGATTGTTATCCTCCTTGACTACAAAATTTGCAGGTTCAGTGACCTCAATACGGCCCCATTTATCAACTGCTAGCCTCATAGATCCTTTGAACATGTCAATCCTTGCATTGCGGAGAATAACAGTTGTACCAGGCTTCAACAAGTCAACTGAGCaaacaacatagaaataaaAGATATAGTAAAGTAGAATAATCATCTCAGTAAAACACATAAATCAAAAAACTGTGAAGCTACAGTTGGTTGTATAATACCTTCCAAGCAAAATTTCGCAATAAACATAACTAGAATACTTATACATGTTGGCATCATAATCTTATAAGAGAACTTGAATAGGAGTGAAATTCATTTCCATAGCCATTTTCAACAGACAAAGCAAAACCTTATGAACATTAATACATTGGTTTCAAGAAACAACATTAGGCGGATTAATCATAGCATCAACATAAGCTTACATTGAGGCAGATTGTTCAAAAGTT of Prunus dulcis chromosome 4, ALMONDv2, whole genome shotgun sequence contains these proteins:
- the LOC117626471 gene encoding homeobox-leucine zipper protein ATHB-52-like, translating into MEFFHTPNHKHSFQHNKKRLTQEQVNLLERSFTSNNKLEPERKLLLAKQLGIPPRQVAIWYQNKRARWKTQSLELDYNAIQAKLETALAEKRTLEKDVERLGGELKKAHDLVLVLNQTQELPAHPVICSMFNSSSAEEGVGSSSLQQHEDQVSDHEVKQLEELYACLIGMQ